One Paenibacillus sp. FSL W8-0186 genomic window carries:
- the nirD gene encoding nitrite reductase small subunit NirD, with amino-acid sequence MGATQETMHHVGTLDMFMKQIGRIVELNGEQIAVFRDSSDRIYAVENKNPHPKGGPLAEGIVSGHYLYDPLYDWKIDLTTGLVQAPDTGQVKVYEVKVEDGGVWIGA; translated from the coding sequence ATGGGAGCAACGCAGGAGACCATGCACCATGTAGGCACGTTGGATATGTTTATGAAGCAGATCGGGCGGATCGTGGAATTAAACGGCGAGCAAATTGCCGTATTCCGCGATTCCTCCGACCGGATCTATGCCGTTGAGAATAAGAATCCCCACCCAAAGGGCGGACCGCTGGCCGAGGGCATCGTGTCGGGCCACTATTTATATGATCCGCTGTACGATTGGAAGATCGATTTAACGACGGGACTGGTACAAGCTCCAGATACGGGACAGGTAAAGGTATATGAGGTGAAGGTAGAGGACGGCGGCGTATGGATTGGCGCATAG
- a CDS encoding TerC family protein: MDFTSLDFWTALMSIVLIDLVLAGDNAIVIGLAARNVQKEDQKKVILWGTVGAILVRVIMTLLVLQLLTIPGLRLAGGLMLLYIAYKLLVDEKDHEIDAGSQMWAAIRTIIIADTMMGLDNVLAVAGAAHGDFALVIIGLAISIPIMVWGSTLILKLTDRFPFVITIGAAVLAWTAAKMLVQEPLIDDWFASGWVKYGFEIICIILIVALGSYVKKNQEKKRQIEQALNQGNSTI; encoded by the coding sequence ATGGACTTTACTTCGTTGGACTTTTGGACCGCGCTGATGTCGATCGTGCTGATTGATCTTGTTCTTGCAGGCGACAACGCCATCGTGATCGGGCTTGCGGCACGCAACGTGCAGAAAGAGGATCAGAAGAAAGTAATCCTCTGGGGAACGGTCGGAGCGATTCTCGTTCGCGTCATCATGACCCTGCTTGTGCTGCAGCTGCTGACTATTCCGGGGCTTCGGCTCGCAGGCGGCCTGATGCTGTTGTATATTGCGTACAAATTGCTGGTGGATGAGAAAGATCATGAAATCGATGCAGGCAGCCAAATGTGGGCAGCGATCCGGACGATCATCATAGCCGATACGATGATGGGTCTGGACAATGTGTTGGCCGTGGCCGGTGCAGCTCATGGAGACTTCGCCCTGGTTATTATAGGGCTGGCAATTTCCATTCCAATTATGGTGTGGGGAAGCACGCTGATTTTGAAGCTTACGGATCGGTTCCCGTTCGTGATTACGATTGGCGCTGCCGTGCTGGCATGGACCGCTGCCAAAATGCTTGTCCAAGAGCCGCTTATTGACGACTGGTTCGCGTCGGGCTGGGTCAAATACGGATTTGAAATCATCTGTATTATCCTTATCGTAGCGCTTGGATCTTACGTGAAGAAAAACCAGGAGAAAAAGCGCCAAATCGAACAAGCCTTGAATCAAGGAAATTCTACGATATAA
- a CDS encoding sugar phosphate isomerase/epimerase has protein sequence MANLGLQLYTVRDHLEKDFEGTLRKVAELGYKGVEFAGYYGRTPAQVSEILKETGLTVIGAHTSYDRLRNALEEEIAFNKAIGNRYLIFPFLAEDERDRWPEVIEDLKAIGKRCAAAGLGLLYHNHEFELTETLDGQPVLDAIYERVAPELLQVELDSCWVTYAGFDPLAYIAKYSGRIPLLHLKDIVKKEDGSAETVELGRGIVDIKAIADAAAADGVQWIIVEQDYCAGDSLDSIAVSMEWIKGYVQEGGKINV, from the coding sequence ATGGCGAATTTAGGATTGCAGCTGTACACGGTTAGAGATCATTTGGAGAAGGACTTTGAAGGCACACTGCGTAAAGTAGCCGAACTCGGCTATAAGGGGGTTGAATTTGCCGGTTATTACGGGCGTACTCCCGCACAGGTTTCCGAAATATTGAAGGAGACGGGCTTAACCGTGATCGGGGCTCATACTTCGTATGACCGCCTACGCAACGCGCTGGAGGAAGAGATTGCGTTCAACAAAGCGATCGGCAACCGATATCTTATTTTCCCTTTTCTGGCGGAGGATGAGCGCGACCGCTGGCCTGAAGTCATTGAGGATTTGAAGGCGATTGGCAAACGCTGCGCTGCCGCCGGTCTGGGGCTTCTATATCACAATCATGAGTTTGAGCTCACCGAGACGCTGGACGGCCAGCCGGTGCTTGACGCCATCTATGAGCGCGTCGCTCCGGAATTGCTTCAGGTTGAACTGGACTCCTGCTGGGTAACCTATGCAGGCTTCGATCCGCTGGCGTACATAGCGAAATACAGCGGCAGAATTCCTTTATTGCATTTGAAGGATATTGTCAAGAAAGAGGACGGATCTGCTGAAACGGTTGAGCTGGGCCGGGGAATCGTCGACATCAAGGCGATTGCGGATGCCGCTGCCGCAGACGGAGTGCAGTGGATCATCGTAGAGCAGGATTACTGCGCTGGAGATTCGCTGGACAGCATTGCAGTAAGCATGGAATGGATTAAAGGTTATGTTCAAGAGGGAGGAAAAATCAATGTCTAA
- a CDS encoding FAD-dependent oxidoreductase, with translation MAEVIVIGAGPAGASAALFLAKAGKETLVLDSNTSMTKRAWIENHYGARGISGPELLQIGREQAEKFGAKFIEEKVTAIDTNGGSKVTVKTDSGRSFEASHIILATGVLTDLASSIGLELKEGTEPRIKTVIQTDGAGRTSKPRIWAAGTAAGVSVHTIITAGDGAKVAIELISELNGERYVDHDILKSE, from the coding sequence GTGGCTGAGGTCATTGTGATCGGAGCAGGGCCAGCGGGGGCTAGCGCAGCTTTGTTCCTGGCAAAGGCAGGGAAGGAGACCCTTGTGCTTGATAGCAATACGAGCATGACGAAACGGGCATGGATCGAGAACCATTATGGAGCCAGAGGAATATCCGGTCCGGAGTTACTGCAAATTGGACGTGAACAGGCAGAGAAGTTCGGGGCCAAATTCATCGAAGAGAAGGTAACGGCCATTGATACGAATGGCGGTTCGAAAGTGACCGTGAAGACGGATTCAGGCCGCAGCTTTGAAGCATCCCATATTATTCTGGCTACGGGCGTCCTGACCGATTTGGCCAGCTCCATCGGGCTCGAACTGAAGGAAGGCACGGAGCCGCGGATCAAGACGGTGATCCAGACGGACGGAGCCGGAAGAACGAGCAAGCCGCGGATCTGGGCAGCGGGCACGGCTGCCGGCGTCAGCGTCCATACGATCATTACCGCAGGCGACGGAGCTAAGGTAGCCATCGAATTAATCAGCGAGCTTAATGGCGAACGCTACGTTGACCACGATATACTTAAAAGCGAATAA
- a CDS encoding AraC family transcriptional regulator, whose translation MRLHDDLQILTAGYSVHRKPFHMSNDDGLGHFLIRLQTAGRCRSRINGQLELLEPGDLLLFAPEEPYELKIEAEQNHSGEFTVDSADYHIFLSGAWVERWWQQTKRPQKFKVTLSEGLVGAFRQIMMEQRRISNPSPEIAGYYLKILCLDIDRNLQEHQVLSPQSYLAHRIKNYIEENASSPFKLEDVASHVGISVSRAVFLFKQAFGTSIIQYTLEIRINMARERIIYSPLSLEHVAESSGFPNYNYFHRLFRKRYGMSPKEFRQSARSND comes from the coding sequence ATGCGACTTCATGATGACTTGCAAATACTGACAGCAGGCTACTCCGTTCACCGGAAACCGTTCCATATGTCCAATGATGACGGACTGGGCCACTTTCTGATTCGTCTCCAGACGGCAGGCCGGTGCCGAAGCCGCATCAACGGCCAGCTTGAGCTGCTGGAGCCGGGCGATCTTCTGCTGTTTGCCCCCGAGGAGCCTTACGAGCTGAAAATCGAAGCCGAGCAAAATCATTCCGGCGAATTTACGGTGGACAGTGCGGATTATCATATCTTCCTGTCCGGCGCCTGGGTCGAGCGATGGTGGCAGCAGACCAAGCGGCCGCAAAAGTTCAAGGTCACCTTGTCCGAGGGCCTCGTCGGCGCCTTCCGGCAGATTATGATGGAGCAGCGCCGAATTTCCAATCCATCGCCGGAGATCGCCGGGTATTACCTGAAAATTTTATGTCTGGATATCGACCGTAACCTGCAGGAGCATCAGGTTCTGTCGCCTCAGTCATATCTTGCCCACCGCATCAAGAACTATATCGAGGAGAACGCTTCCTCCCCGTTCAAGCTGGAAGATGTCGCTTCCCATGTCGGCATCAGCGTCTCCCGGGCGGTATTCCTGTTTAAACAGGCATTCGGCACGAGCATCATTCAGTATACGCTGGAAATCCGGATTAATATGGCACGCGAGCGCATCATCTATAGTCCGTTATCCCTGGAGCATGTCGCGGAAAGCTCAGGTTTTCCCAATTACAACTATTTTCACCGCCTCTTTCGCAAGCGATACGGCATGTCGCCCAAGGAGTTTCGTCAGAGCGCCCGCAGCAACGACTGA
- a CDS encoding sugar phosphate isomerase/epimerase encodes MKLGVFLVLFGGRSLEEALDMAAAQGLKAVEIGTGGHPGNAHCNPDVLLEDKAALERFKKAVESRGMIISALSCHGNPLHPQKAIAKEFHDAFVKTVQLAERLEVPVVNTFSGCPGDHEDAKYPNWPVAPWPNDYQEILAWQWENKVIPYWTEWGKYAAERNVKIGLELHGGFSVHTPGTLLRLREAAGEVIGANLDPSHMWWQGIDPVQAISILGRAGAIHHFHAKDTSVDPINVNMHGITDMQPYTAMMDRAWQFRTVGYGHDLKTWSDIISALRLVGYDYVISIEHEDGLMSIEEGFTKAVRNLQGIMIEDSAADMWWV; translated from the coding sequence ATGAAACTAGGGGTATTTCTCGTTTTGTTTGGCGGACGTTCATTGGAAGAGGCGCTGGATATGGCAGCAGCGCAGGGCCTAAAGGCCGTGGAAATCGGCACCGGAGGGCATCCCGGCAATGCTCACTGCAACCCGGACGTGCTGCTTGAGGACAAGGCGGCGCTGGAACGCTTCAAGAAAGCGGTGGAATCGCGCGGCATGATCATCAGCGCACTAAGCTGCCACGGCAATCCGCTGCATCCACAGAAGGCGATTGCTAAGGAATTCCATGATGCGTTCGTCAAGACGGTACAGCTGGCGGAGCGGCTGGAGGTTCCGGTCGTTAATACGTTCTCGGGCTGTCCGGGCGATCATGAGGATGCCAAGTATCCGAACTGGCCGGTAGCTCCTTGGCCGAACGACTATCAGGAAATACTGGCCTGGCAGTGGGAGAACAAGGTGATCCCTTATTGGACGGAATGGGGAAAATATGCTGCTGAGCGAAATGTGAAAATCGGTTTGGAGCTTCATGGCGGATTTTCCGTTCATACGCCGGGCACTTTGCTGCGGCTGCGCGAGGCTGCGGGCGAAGTCATCGGAGCTAACCTGGACCCGAGCCATATGTGGTGGCAGGGCATCGATCCGGTACAGGCTATTTCCATTTTGGGCCGAGCCGGAGCAATTCACCATTTCCATGCGAAGGATACTTCCGTTGATCCGATTAACGTCAATATGCACGGCATCACGGACATGCAGCCGTACACGGCGATGATGGACCGGGCTTGGCAGTTCCGTACGGTCGGCTACGGCCATGATCTTAAGACGTGGAGCGATATCATCAGCGCTCTTCGCCTGGTCGGCTACGACTATGTGATCAGCATCGAGCATGAGGACGGATTGATGTCGATTGAGGAAGGCTTCACGAAGGCGGTACGCAATCTACAGGGAATCATGATCGAGGATTCCGCCGCTGATATGTGGTGGGTATAA
- a CDS encoding helix-turn-helix domain-containing protein, translating to MEDAHHTLCPRFESAFSILGKRWNGLIIHTLMTGPKRFKDISNLIPSMSDKMLSERMKDLENEGILVRHVYPETPVRIEYELTEKGLALGPVMGEVQCWAEKWID from the coding sequence ATGGAAGATGCGCATCATACGCTGTGTCCGCGGTTCGAGTCGGCATTCTCGATCTTGGGCAAGCGCTGGAACGGACTGATCATTCATACGTTGATGACCGGGCCTAAGCGATTTAAGGATATCTCCAACTTGATTCCGTCGATGAGCGATAAAATGCTGTCCGAACGGATGAAGGATCTGGAGAATGAAGGCATTCTCGTCCGTCACGTATATCCAGAGACGCCGGTGAGAATCGAATATGAGCTGACGGAAAAAGGGCTGGCATTGGGACCCGTCATGGGCGAGGTTCAATGCTGGGCCGAGAAATGGATCGACTAA
- a CDS encoding Gfo/Idh/MocA family oxidoreductase — MTAMRIGIIGCGNISPAYLNYLKDSTVAKVTALADLLPDKAAERAKEYGIEQVYSVEEMLQSPDIDIILNLTIPASHAAINIAALEHGKHVYAEKPLSISLEDAKRTLEIAEARQLRVGCAPDTFLGAGLETSRMAIQEGRIGRPVAASAFMMGAGPEGWHPNPDFFYQEGGGPMFDMGPYYLTALVNLLGPITRVSSSAQSLLPERIVKSGPRAGTRIPVYTPTHYSGTLDFAGGAIGTLITSFDIPGGSTLPRIEIYGTEGSLLVPDPNCFDGEVKIRKYDSEEWSVVEPAFAGGANERGKGIEDMARAILENREHRASGKLAYHVLEAMHAFLSSSREERHIHLESASSLPSIGAYRPADKAVLV; from the coding sequence ATGACAGCCATGAGAATTGGAATCATCGGATGTGGAAACATCAGCCCAGCCTATTTGAATTATTTGAAGGACAGCACCGTTGCGAAAGTAACGGCCTTGGCCGATCTGCTGCCGGATAAGGCGGCGGAACGGGCCAAGGAATACGGTATTGAGCAAGTATACTCTGTGGAAGAGATGCTGCAGTCCCCGGACATCGACATCATTCTCAACCTCACGATTCCAGCTTCTCACGCGGCGATCAACATTGCCGCTCTGGAGCATGGCAAGCATGTGTATGCGGAGAAGCCATTGTCGATATCGCTTGAAGACGCTAAAAGGACGCTGGAGATTGCAGAGGCAAGGCAGCTGCGTGTAGGCTGTGCGCCTGACACGTTCCTGGGAGCGGGGCTCGAGACTAGCCGCATGGCGATTCAGGAAGGACGGATCGGCCGGCCGGTTGCGGCTTCGGCGTTTATGATGGGAGCAGGGCCGGAAGGATGGCACCCGAACCCGGATTTCTTTTACCAGGAGGGCGGCGGACCGATGTTCGACATGGGGCCCTACTATTTGACGGCACTGGTCAATTTGCTCGGGCCGATCACTCGCGTTAGCAGTTCAGCGCAAAGCTTGCTCCCAGAGCGTATAGTGAAATCCGGTCCGCGGGCAGGCACGCGCATTCCCGTGTATACGCCGACGCATTACAGCGGAACGCTTGATTTTGCAGGCGGAGCAATCGGTACCCTGATTACGAGCTTCGACATTCCTGGTGGCAGCACGCTTCCCCGCATTGAAATATATGGAACGGAAGGCTCGCTGCTTGTTCCCGACCCGAACTGCTTTGACGGCGAGGTGAAGATTCGCAAATACGACTCCGAGGAATGGAGCGTCGTTGAGCCTGCTTTTGCCGGAGGCGCCAACGAGAGAGGCAAGGGGATCGAAGACATGGCCAGAGCGATTCTCGAGAACCGGGAGCACCGGGCCAGCGGCAAGCTTGCCTACCATGTGCTCGAAGCGATGCATGCATTCCTGTCTTCATCTAGGGAAGAAAGACATATTCATCTGGAAAGCGCCTCATCATTGCCGTCGATCGGGGCTTATCGTCCAGCTGACAAGGCAGTGCTTGTATAG
- a CDS encoding Gfo/Idh/MocA family oxidoreductase — protein MSKTLKVAIVGCGGIANGKHLPSLAKLPEVQMVAFCDIIEERAQKAAEEYGVEGAKVFTDYRELLKEDVDVVHVCTPNDSHAEITISSLESGKHVMCEKPMAKTAEQARQMLDAAKRTGKKLSIAYQNRFRSDSLYLKQLCEDGELGDIYFGKALAIRRRAVPTWGVFLDEEKQGGGPLIDIGTHALDLTLWLMDNYEPKSVTGSVFHKLGSRENAANAFGPWNPEEFKVEDSAFGFITMKNGATIMLESSWALNVVETGEAKTLLCGTEGGADMKDGLRINGEKLSRLYETKVDFGAGGVAFFDGEQETDAVREARAWVEAILEDKEPLVKPEQALVVTEILEAIYTSARTGKTVYFD, from the coding sequence ATGTCTAAAACGTTAAAAGTAGCCATCGTTGGGTGCGGTGGAATCGCGAACGGCAAACATCTGCCGAGCTTGGCTAAGCTGCCAGAGGTTCAAATGGTCGCATTTTGCGATATTATAGAAGAGCGGGCTCAAAAGGCCGCGGAGGAATATGGTGTGGAAGGCGCTAAAGTGTTCACGGACTACCGCGAGCTGCTGAAGGAAGATGTGGATGTCGTTCACGTCTGCACGCCGAACGATTCGCATGCCGAGATCACGATTTCATCGCTGGAATCCGGCAAGCATGTGATGTGCGAGAAGCCGATGGCCAAAACCGCAGAGCAGGCGCGTCAAATGCTCGATGCAGCCAAGCGTACCGGGAAGAAGCTCAGCATTGCTTACCAGAACCGCTTCCGCAGCGACAGCTTGTATTTGAAGCAGCTGTGCGAGGATGGGGAACTGGGCGACATCTATTTTGGGAAAGCGCTCGCCATTCGCCGCCGTGCCGTACCGACATGGGGCGTGTTCCTGGACGAGGAGAAGCAGGGCGGAGGACCGCTGATCGACATCGGCACGCATGCGCTTGACCTGACATTGTGGCTGATGGACAACTATGAGCCGAAAAGCGTTACGGGCTCGGTATTCCATAAACTTGGCAGCCGCGAAAATGCCGCCAACGCATTCGGCCCTTGGAATCCGGAGGAGTTCAAGGTCGAAGATTCAGCGTTTGGCTTCATTACAATGAAGAACGGCGCCACGATTATGCTGGAATCCAGCTGGGCCTTGAACGTGGTGGAGACGGGCGAAGCGAAGACGCTGCTCTGCGGTACGGAAGGCGGAGCGGACATGAAGGATGGTCTGCGGATCAACGGCGAGAAGCTGAGCCGGCTGTACGAGACGAAGGTCGACTTTGGCGCCGGCGGCGTAGCTTTTTTTGACGGCGAGCAGGAGACCGATGCCGTTCGCGAGGCGAGAGCTTGGGTTGAGGCGATTCTGGAGGATAAAGAGCCGCTCGTCAAACCGGAGCAAGCGCTTGTTGTCACCGAAATTCTAGAGGCGATCTACACTTCCGCGAGAACCGGCAAGACCGTATATTTTGACTAA
- the nirB gene encoding nitrite reductase large subunit NirB, with amino-acid sequence MNTHKPKLVVIGNGMAGISTVEQILKLTTQFEITVFGSEPHPNYNRIMLSYVLEGSKTIDDIVLNDWQWYADNGITLHTGTKVVKIDETHKEVVTEEGMRVPYDKVIIATGSNSFILPIPGSDKQGVIGFRDIADCNQMLGAAKTYKKAAVIGGGLLGLEAAKGLVQLGMDVTVVHLMEDLMERQLDHQAALMLRAELERQGIKFKMQAQTVELLGGERVSGLRFADDTVLDAEFVVMAVGIKPNVEVAKNSGIEVNRGIVVNDYMQTSMKDVYSVGECNEHRGVCYGLVAPLFEQGMVLAKHICGVDTAPYEGSVVSTKLKISGVDVFSTGEFIDGPEHTVIASKDDWKRTYKKILLKDGIMVGAVLYGDITDSAELQKLIKQKTAMTDELYNTLMGTGCCGSGAKKAATVETMSDDEIVCGCNGVTKGSIIDAVTNQGLTTVDEIKACTGATRSCGGCKPVVEQILQYVLGDGFTTAAKQGICGCTTLSRDEIVAEIKAKGLQTTKEVMHVLGWNEPEGCSKCRPALNYYLGMIYPDTHEDEKESRFVNERMNANIQKDGTYTVVPRMYGGVTTPEDLKKIADVSLKYDVKVVKVTGGQRLDLIGVKKEDLPKVWEELGMPSGYAYAKSLRTVKTCVGSQFCRFGTQDSMSMGALLERKFERIDYPAKFKMAVNGCPRNCAEACTKDIGIVGNDGGWEIFIGGNGGIKARLADSLCKVKTDEELIEVCGAVIQYYRETGNYLERTSEWVERVGLEQIKAVAVDDLNHRRDLVERVEFALKQAEEPWSKMLNDHDSRSKMFHSVEMKG; translated from the coding sequence ATGAACACTCATAAACCTAAACTGGTCGTGATCGGAAACGGGATGGCCGGAATCAGTACAGTCGAACAAATTCTGAAGCTGACAACACAATTTGAAATTACGGTATTCGGCAGCGAGCCGCATCCGAACTATAATCGCATCATGCTCTCTTATGTGCTTGAGGGAAGCAAGACGATCGATGATATCGTGCTTAATGACTGGCAATGGTATGCGGACAACGGTATTACGCTGCACACGGGAACCAAAGTCGTAAAAATTGACGAAACGCACAAGGAAGTAGTGACCGAAGAGGGGATGCGGGTTCCTTACGACAAAGTGATTATCGCGACAGGATCAAATTCATTTATTCTGCCTATTCCGGGCAGCGACAAGCAAGGCGTGATCGGCTTCCGCGATATTGCAGACTGCAATCAGATGCTGGGGGCTGCCAAGACATACAAGAAAGCGGCTGTCATCGGCGGGGGACTGCTGGGGCTCGAGGCTGCCAAAGGGCTTGTACAATTGGGCATGGACGTTACGGTTGTCCATTTGATGGAGGATCTGATGGAGCGGCAGCTGGACCATCAGGCCGCGCTTATGCTGCGCGCGGAGCTGGAGCGCCAGGGCATTAAGTTCAAAATGCAGGCCCAGACGGTCGAGCTGCTTGGCGGTGAGAGAGTGAGCGGCCTTCGCTTTGCCGACGATACCGTGCTGGACGCGGAGTTCGTCGTAATGGCCGTAGGCATCAAACCAAACGTTGAGGTTGCCAAGAACAGCGGTATCGAAGTGAACCGAGGCATCGTCGTTAACGATTACATGCAGACGTCGATGAAGGACGTATATTCGGTAGGCGAGTGCAATGAGCATCGCGGCGTATGCTACGGCCTCGTGGCTCCGCTCTTCGAGCAGGGAATGGTGCTGGCAAAGCATATTTGCGGAGTAGACACCGCCCCCTATGAGGGATCGGTCGTATCAACGAAATTGAAAATTTCCGGCGTGGACGTATTCTCGACCGGCGAATTTATTGACGGACCTGAGCATACGGTCATCGCAAGCAAGGATGATTGGAAGCGCACGTATAAGAAGATCTTGCTGAAAGATGGCATTATGGTTGGCGCTGTCTTGTATGGGGACATCACGGATTCGGCGGAGCTGCAAAAGCTGATCAAACAAAAAACGGCTATGACCGACGAGCTGTACAATACGCTGATGGGCACAGGCTGCTGCGGCAGCGGGGCGAAGAAAGCGGCCACGGTCGAGACGATGTCCGACGATGAAATCGTCTGCGGCTGCAACGGAGTGACCAAAGGAAGTATCATCGACGCAGTTACGAACCAGGGCCTGACGACGGTGGATGAAATCAAGGCCTGCACTGGGGCAACCCGTTCGTGCGGAGGCTGCAAGCCGGTCGTTGAGCAAATTCTGCAATATGTGCTGGGAGACGGGTTCACAACCGCAGCGAAGCAGGGCATCTGCGGCTGCACCACGCTCAGCCGCGACGAAATCGTCGCCGAGATCAAAGCCAAGGGGCTGCAGACGACCAAAGAGGTCATGCATGTTCTCGGCTGGAATGAGCCGGAAGGCTGCTCGAAGTGCCGCCCTGCGCTCAATTATTACCTGGGTATGATCTATCCGGACACCCATGAGGACGAGAAAGAATCGCGCTTCGTCAATGAACGGATGAACGCCAACATTCAGAAGGATGGAACGTATACGGTCGTTCCGCGGATGTATGGGGGCGTAACGACACCGGAGGATTTGAAGAAGATCGCCGACGTCTCGCTGAAATACGACGTTAAGGTAGTTAAAGTGACCGGCGGCCAGCGCCTCGATTTGATTGGCGTGAAAAAAGAGGACCTGCCGAAGGTATGGGAAGAGCTCGGCATGCCGTCGGGGTATGCTTACGCAAAATCGCTGCGTACCGTCAAGACCTGCGTAGGCTCGCAGTTCTGCCGTTTCGGCACTCAGGATTCGATGAGTATGGGAGCGCTGCTGGAACGCAAGTTCGAGCGGATCGACTATCCGGCCAAATTCAAAATGGCTGTCAACGGCTGCCCGCGAAATTGTGCGGAAGCGTGCACGAAGGACATCGGCATCGTTGGCAATGACGGGGGCTGGGAAATTTTCATCGGCGGCAACGGCGGCATTAAAGCCCGCCTGGCGGATTCGCTATGCAAGGTGAAGACGGATGAGGAACTCATCGAGGTATGCGGCGCCGTCATCCAATATTACCGGGAGACGGGCAATTATCTGGAACGCACCTCGGAATGGGTCGAACGAGTTGGCTTGGAGCAAATCAAGGCTGTTGCCGTCGACGATCTGAACCATCGCCGGGATCTGGTAGAGCGCGTCGAGTTCGCCTTGAAACAGGCGGAGGAGCCTTGGAGCAAAATGCTGAATGACCATGACAGCCGCAGCAAAATGTTCCATAGCGTAGAAATGAAGGGATAA
- a CDS encoding formate/nitrite transporter family protein, with translation MYTQNIEAIIEAAVKKRDAMRESLPRYIVSALLAGAYVGLGIILIFSLGAPLAKAESPIQSLVMGASFGIALTLVVFAGSELFTGNNMFFTISTLAKRTSPGDTLKNWAIVFLGNLAGAVALSLLVVGSGLFKTAGPEHLIFAASAKKMAAPISELFFRGILCNWLVCLALWMANRAKDDISKLVLIWWCLFAFIASGYEHSVANMTLLSLSLLLPNHPDTISLAGWLHNMIPVTLGNMVGGIVFVGMAYWFISPVRKKNDVSK, from the coding sequence ATGTATACACAAAATATTGAGGCCATTATTGAAGCGGCAGTCAAGAAAAGGGATGCGATGCGGGAGAGCCTGCCGAGGTATATCGTATCCGCTTTGCTCGCCGGTGCCTATGTGGGGCTCGGGATCATCCTTATTTTTAGTCTCGGCGCTCCGCTGGCCAAAGCGGAATCTCCCATTCAATCGCTCGTCATGGGGGCATCCTTCGGGATAGCCCTCACCTTGGTCGTCTTTGCCGGCTCGGAGCTGTTTACGGGAAACAACATGTTTTTTACGATCAGTACACTCGCTAAGCGGACGTCGCCAGGCGACACGCTGAAGAACTGGGCGATTGTGTTTCTCGGCAATTTGGCGGGCGCAGTGGCGCTAAGCCTGCTCGTCGTCGGTTCGGGCTTATTCAAGACCGCCGGACCGGAACATTTGATTTTCGCCGCTTCAGCGAAGAAGATGGCCGCCCCGATATCAGAGCTGTTTTTTCGCGGGATATTGTGCAACTGGCTTGTCTGTCTGGCGCTGTGGATGGCGAACCGGGCCAAGGATGACATCTCCAAGCTGGTGCTCATCTGGTGGTGCCTCTTTGCCTTCATTGCCAGCGGCTATGAGCACAGCGTTGCTAATATGACCCTGCTTAGCCTCTCGCTGCTGCTCCCGAACCATCCGGATACGATTTCGCTCGCCGGCTGGCTGCATAATATGATTCCTGTGACGCTAGGAAATATGGTAGGCGGCATTGTGTTTGTAGGCATGGCCTATTGGTTTATCTCCCCAGTGCGTAAGAAAAACGATGTTTCGAAATGA